A region of the Terriglobales bacterium genome:
GCCGCCGCCGCATCAAGCACGGTCCCTTCGTCGTCTTCAACCAACAGTTCCTCACCCTGATCCACGCCGGGCTGCCCATCCTGACGGCCATCGACCTGCTCCTGCGCCGGCAGCGCGATGCCCGCTTCCGCGCCGTGCTGGAGAACGTGCGCGAGCGCCTCAAGAGCGGCGAGCCCCTCTCCGAGGCCTTCTCTTCCCAGGGATTGTTCCCTTCCATCTACACCACCACGCTGCTGGCCGGGGAGAAGAGCGGCAACCTGGAAGAGGTGCTGGGCCGCTACATCGCGTACCAGCGCTTGACCACCAGCTTCCGCAAGAAGCTGCTGGCTTCGCTGGTGTATCCCGCTCTGCTGTTGGCCGCCATCCTGGTGATGCTGACCTTCCTGCTGACGTACGTGGTGCCGCGCTTCGCCGAGCTGTTTGCCACCTTCCACGCCGATCTGCCGCCCCTCACTGTCTTCATGATCTCCGTGGGCACGGCGCTGCGCATGCACTTCGTCTTGTTCCTGGGGGGTATCATTCTGTTGGGGCTGGGGCTATGGTGGTGGAAACAGAGTGAGCGCGGAGGGCGGCAGTTCGACCGCCTCCGACGCTCCCTGCCGGTGGCCGGCGAGATCTGGCTGCGTTACCAGGTGGCGATGTTCGCTCGCACCCTGGCCACGCTGCTCAGCGGCGGCCTGCCGCTGGTTCCCTCGCTGGAGACTGCCGCTGCCTCCATCGACAGCCCGCTGATGTCGGCGGCGGTGCGCGATGCCGGGCGCGGCGTGCGCGAGGGCAGACCTCTCTCCGCCAGCCTGGAGGACACGCACGTCTTCCCCGACCTGGCGGTGGAAATGATCGAAGTGGGCGAATCCACCGGCGCCCTGCCCGCCATGCTCAACTCGCTGGCGGAGTTCTTCGAGGAGGACGTGCAGACCGCGATGGCCGCGGCCATGTCCCTGGTCGAACCCATGGTCTTGATCGTGATGGCGCTGGTGGTGGCCTTCGTCCTGATCTCGCTCTACCTGCCGATCTTCAGCCTGGGGGCAGGCGCGGCGAGCTGACCCGGAGTCTTATGCCTGAGAAGAAACCACTGTTCGTGGGCGGCAACGGCGGCAAGGCCACCGAGAGTGGAGGCAACGAAGAGGTGCGGGCGCGCGACCTGGCCCGCCGCTACCGCTGCGAGTTCGTGGACCTGCGCAATTTTCACATCCAGCACGAACTCTTCCGCTCCATCCCCGTGGACATGATGTTCCGCTACAACTTCGTCCCCCTGGAGGAAGCCGCGGACGGCCGGCTGGTCATCGCCCTCGCCGATCCCAGCCGGCTGATGATGATCGACGAGATCGCGCTGCTGCTCGGCCGGCGCATCGTGACCAAGGTGGGAACGCTCTCGCAGATCAGCGACATCCTCAAGAAGACCGAGCAGTCGCAGCGCGTGCTGGACGAGGCCAGCGAGGGCTTCACCCTGGACGTTATCCGCGAAGACGAGAACGGCGAGGAGACCATCTCCATCGAGCGGCTGACCGCCGAAGGCGACATCAGCCCCATCATCCGCCTGGTCGACACCACCATCTTCACCGCCTTGCAGCGGCGCGCCAGCGACATCCACATCGAGACCCGCGACGACTCCGTCATCATCAAGTACCGCATCGACGGAGTGCTGCAGCAGGCCATGCAGCCCATCGCCCGCGAGCACCACACCACCATCATCTCCCGCATCAAGGTGATGAGCGAGCTCGACATCGCCGAGCGCCGCGTGCCCCAGGACGGCCGCTTCCGCGTGAAGTACAGCGGCCGCTTCATCGACTTCCGCGTCTCCATCATGCCCTCCGTCCACGGCGAGGACGCCGTCCTGCGCGTGCTCGACAAAGAGTCCATGAGCGAGAAGTTCCGCCAGCTCACCCTGGATGTGGTGGGCTTCGACGAAGAGACCCTGCGCCGCTTCCGCCGCTACATCGCCGAGCCCTACGGCATGGTGCTGGTCACCGGGCCCACCGGCAGCGGCAAGACCACCACCCTGTACGCCGCCGTGAACGAGATCAAGACCGACGAGGACAAGATCATCACCATCGAGGACCCGGTCGAGTACCAGATCCGCGGCGTCACCCAGATCCCGGTGAACGAGAAGAAGGGCCTGACCTTCGCCCGCGGCCTGCGCTCCATCCTGCGCCACGACCCCGACAAGATCATGGTGGGTGAGATCCGCGACACCGAGACCGCACAGATCGCCATCCAGTCCGCTCTGACCGGCCACCTGGTCTTCACCACCGTCCACGCCAACAACGTGGTGGACGTGATCGGGCGCTTCCTCAACATGGGAGTCGAGCCCTACAATTTCGTCTCGGCGCTCAACTGCATCCTGGCGCAGCGGCTGGTGCGCGTCATCTGCCCCGCCTGCCGTCAACCCAAGACCTACGCCGCAGACGCGCTGGAAGCCAGCGGCCTCGATCCCAAGGTCTGGGGCAAGTTCCCCTTCTATGAAGGCGACGGCTGCCTGGAGTGCGCCGGCACCGGCTTCCGTGGCCGCACCGCGATCCACGAACTGCTGGACCTGAGCGACCGCGTGCGAGAGATGATCCTGGCCAAGAAGCCGACCTCCGAGATCCGCCGCGCCGCCCGCGAAGAGGGCATGCACTTCCTGCGCGAGTCCGCGCTCGACAAGGTC
Encoded here:
- a CDS encoding GspE/PulE family protein, whose amino-acid sequence is MPEKKPLFVGGNGGKATESGGNEEVRARDLARRYRCEFVDLRNFHIQHELFRSIPVDMMFRYNFVPLEEAADGRLVIALADPSRLMMIDEIALLLGRRIVTKVGTLSQISDILKKTEQSQRVLDEASEGFTLDVIREDENGEETISIERLTAEGDISPIIRLVDTTIFTALQRRASDIHIETRDDSVIIKYRIDGVLQQAMQPIAREHHTTIISRIKVMSELDIAERRVPQDGRFRVKYSGRFIDFRVSIMPSVHGEDAVLRVLDKESMSEKFRQLTLDVVGFDEETLRRFRRYIAEPYGMVLVTGPTGSGKTTTLYAAVNEIKTDEDKIITIEDPVEYQIRGVTQIPVNEKKGLTFARGLRSILRHDPDKIMVGEIRDTETAQIAIQSALTGHLVFTTVHANNVVDVIGRFLNMGVEPYNFVSALNCILAQRLVRVICPACRQPKTYAADALEASGLDPKVWGKFPFYEGDGCLECAGTGFRGRTAIHELLDLSDRVREMILAKKPTSEIRRAAREEGMHFLRESALDKVKAGVTTLKEINKVTFIETTR
- a CDS encoding type II secretion system F family protein — translated: MAEFLVKMADERGHVLQQLETGRSEVEVRERVAQQGFLVYSVRPRGVLAPGGVRLGRRRIKHGPFVVFNQQFLTLIHAGLPILTAIDLLLRRQRDARFRAVLENVRERLKSGEPLSEAFSSQGLFPSIYTTTLLAGEKSGNLEEVLGRYIAYQRLTTSFRKKLLASLVYPALLLAAILVMLTFLLTYVVPRFAELFATFHADLPPLTVFMISVGTALRMHFVLFLGGIILLGLGLWWWKQSERGGRQFDRLRRSLPVAGEIWLRYQVAMFARTLATLLSGGLPLVPSLETAAASIDSPLMSAAVRDAGRGVREGRPLSASLEDTHVFPDLAVEMIEVGESTGALPAMLNSLAEFFEEDVQTAMAAAMSLVEPMVLIVMALVVAFVLISLYLPIFSLGAGAAS